The Haloferax volcanii DS2 DNA segment CGCCGTCACGCGCTCCCTCCTCGCGCACCTCGAACCGGTCCGCGAGCGCCCGCAGTTCGTCGGTCGCCGACGACAGTTCCTGCATCTGCCCGGCGACGGTGACCATCGCGTCGTTCTGCTCGTGGGCCGCGCCGGCCGCGTCGGCGGCCTCGTCGCGCGTCTCGTCGGCGATGTCGGCCGCCTCGTCCGCGAGGCGCGCGACCGACTGCGCGGCCGACGCCTGCGAGGTGGTCGCCTCGTCGACGGCGGCGACGCCGTGGTCCACCTCCTCCAGTCGGTCGACCGCCTCGTCGATGGCCGTGACGCCGGCTTCAACCGTCTCGGAGCCCTGCGCGACGCGCTCTCGCGCGGCTCTCACCGCAGCGACCGTCTCGTCGGCCGTCCCCTCGACGGACTCGATGGACGACTCGATGTCGGTCGTCGCGTCGGCGGTCTCCTCGGCGAGCGCCTTCACTTCGTCGGCGACGACGGCGAAGCCGGAGCCGGCCTCGCCGGCACGAGCGGCCTCGATGGAGGCGTTGAGCGCGAGCAGGTCCGTCTGCTCCGCGATATCCTCGATGAGGTCGACCACCTCTCCGATGTCCGCTACCTCCTCGCGGAGCGCTTCGACGCCCTCGGCCGCGGTCGCGACGCGCTCGTCGATGTTCGCCATCTCGTCGTGGACGGCGGCGCTCGCGTCGCGGCCGGCCTCGCCGCGCTCCGCGGCGTCGCCGGCGAGGTCAGCGAGTTCGTCGGCGGAGGCGGCGACCTCCTCGACCGTCGCCGAGAGGTCCTGCATCTCCGCGGAGACCTCCGCGAGGAGCGACGCCTGCTCGGCCGCGCCCTCGGAGATATCGGCGGTCGCCGTCTCGACCCGCTCGGAGGCGGCGCTGACCTCCTCGGTGCCGGCGGTGACGCGCTCGCCCGCCGCGTCGACGGTCGCCGCGAACGACGCGACCCGCCCGATAGTCGCTTCGAGGTCGGAAAGCATCGCGTCGATGCCGTCGCCGACGGCCGCCATCGCCTCGTCGTCCGATTCGACAGACGTGCGCACCGTCAGGTCGCCCGTCGCCGCGGCGTCCATCGTCTCGCGGTAGTTCTCGGCGGCGCGCGCGAGGTCGCGGCGGGCGTCTTCGGCCGCTTCGATGCGTTCCCGGAGGCCGTCTCGCATCTCGGCGAACGCCTCGGTCAGCGCGCCGAACTCGTCGACTCTGCGGGTTTCGAGGTCCACGTCGAGGTCGCCGCCGGCGAGCGCCTCGGCTCTGGTCCGGAGCCGTCGGAGCGACAGCACCGCGTTGCGGCCGATGACGACGCCGACCAGCGCGAGGCCGGCGAGCGCCACGCCGATGAGGACGGCCACGTCGCGCTCGACGACCTGCGCGACCGCGTAGGCGTTGGTCTGCGGCGCTTCCACGAGGACCGCCCAGTTCGTCCCCGAGACGGGGGCGTAAGCGACGACGTCGCCGCCGGCGTCCCCGTCGCCCTCGCGTTCGACGACGCCCGTCTCGCCGTCGACCGCAGCGTCGAGCGCCGGCGTCGCCGCCCCGTCGCGGTACGTCGTGAGGACGTTTTCGCCGTACTTGTCGAAG contains these protein-coding regions:
- a CDS encoding methyl-accepting chemotaxis protein; translation: MKFATLVPRVLRRSYLRKFLFVILLVAAVMGGFGLYVSDVVGTEVRADTHSDLEMVASLEAEGLSSWMDGYARTARMLSAYETVRTGDPDAIDEALERERDTLPAEVVAIHYVNPSSRDIVRSTDGVIETKSVSALDLSWTTGSLTMADPDEVAVSEVYRYGGSERLAFLSPVEGRDGAVMVVVDATKHAEMLSEPVEGSQTRVVTDTGVIAFDKYGENVLTTYRDGAATPALDAAVDGETGVVEREGDGDAGGDVVAYAPVSGTNWAVLVEAPQTNAYAVAQVVERDVAVLIGVALAGLALVGVVIGRNAVLSLRRLRTRAEALAGGDLDVDLETRRVDEFGALTEAFAEMRDGLRERIEAAEDARRDLARAAENYRETMDAAATGDLTVRTSVESDDEAMAAVGDGIDAMLSDLEATIGRVASFAATVDAAGERVTAGTEEVSAASERVETATADISEGAAEQASLLAEVSAEMQDLSATVEEVAASADELADLAGDAAERGEAGRDASAAVHDEMANIDERVATAAEGVEALREEVADIGEVVDLIEDIAEQTDLLALNASIEAARAGEAGSGFAVVADEVKALAEETADATTDIESSIESVEGTADETVAAVRAARERVAQGSETVEAGVTAIDEAVDRLEEVDHGVAAVDEATTSQASAAQSVARLADEAADIADETRDEAADAAGAAHEQNDAMVTVAGQMQELSSATDELRALADRFEVREEGARDGVADAVKLGDEDTETALADGTNSESRSSTTMADLAADGSGGDESIEDGSDPGERKAADDSPDGN